The DNA window TCTCGGCGTCCGGATCACCGAGCACGAATGGTTGTTCCGCGGCCTCGACCTCACCGTCCGGCCGGGTGAGTGCGCGGTGCTCGTCGGCCCGAACGGCACCGGCAAATCGACACTGCTCCGCTGCGTCTACGGCATGCAGAACCCGACCACGGGCACCGTCGTGGTGGCAGGGGAAACCCCCGACGAGCGCAAGGCCGCGTTCCGCCGCAAGGTTTCCGTGCTGCTCGACGATTCCGACTTCTTCGCGGAACTGACCCCGGTCCAGCACCTCGAACTGCTCGGCCAGACCTTCGGCGAACCCCGCGAAGACATCGACGAACTGATCGCCGACGCGGGGCTCGCCGAACGCGCCGAGGTCACCGCGGGCCGGTTCTCCGCGGGCCAGCGCCGCAGGCTCCTGCTGCTGGGCGCCACCGCGCGCCCGTTCGAGATCCTCCTGCTCGACGAGCCGGAGCGCGCGCTCGACAGCGACGGCAAGCA is part of the Amycolatopsis sp. CA-230715 genome and encodes:
- a CDS encoding ABC transporter ATP-binding protein, which translates into the protein MGIRARGLGVRITEHEWLFRGLDLTVRPGECAVLVGPNGTGKSTLLRCVYGMQNPTTGTVVVAGETPDERKAAFRRKVSVLLDDSDFFAELTPVQHLELLGQTFGEPREDIDELIADAGLAERAEVTAGRFSAGQRRRLLLLGATARPFEILLLDEPERALDSDGKQWLTALVRRATEAGAAVVLATHHPPLLDTADVVLDLA